The sequence GGTGGATGTACATTATCTGTGCTGTCATCACCATCCCTATCGGCATTCTTGGTGTCTTCGTTATCCCTGGCACCCCGGCTATGCCGAACCGGATAGTGTTGAACCAGGCCGATATTGATCTCTCGACCTCACGACTAGAGGCTGCTGGGCACACAACATCCGAGAAGTTCCAGTGGAAATCAGTGGGACAGGTCGTCAGAAACCTAATCTTCTGGGCACTTCTGGtcatcttgaccttgttctGGAACTCAGGAGGAGCGCAAGCTAGCGGAGCCTATCTCTTGTGGCTCAGAAGCCTCGACCGCTACTCAATTCCCAGGATCAATGAGTTGGGAACGTTACAGCCCGTCTGTGGCATCTTCTTTGTTCTGGCGACTGCGTTTGCCTCTGATTTACTGGCTGGACCTGTTTGGGCCCTGACAGGTGGCCATATCTTCAACATCGTCGGTCTAGCCATCCTGGTTGTCTGGGACGTACCGGAAGGAGCCAAATGGTTCGCCTTCATGACCAACTTTGCTGCCGCGTCAACCTCCACCGTCGTCTTTAGTTGGGTTAATCATGTTATGAGACATTCTCCGGCTCAGCGGTCCATCACGCTCATCATCGGAGCTGCTTGGGCACAATCATCCACGGCCTGGGTCGGACTCCTCACTTACCCTACTGTGGAAGCTCCAAGATACACCAAGGGCTTTTCATTTGGCATCGGCATGTCGGTTGCCCTGATTCTCCTTTCGCACCCGCTCAGTTGGTGGATGGATTCACGGGAGTAAGTCTCCCCCCATGGCCCGCTGGCTGGGCCTTTTATCGATGTTTGACGCTAATATGGATGCAGAAAACGCGGAATCGATGGAGGAAGCACTATAGAGTCTCTGGATCAGTCAAACGACGACTCCAGTGGCCCGGATGATACCATTCGCGCAGTTGCAGTTCAGAAGACCTAATCACCCGACAACAGATAGGCTCATGATGCAGGGGGCTGAGGTCTCCCGCAGCTGGCCACAATCGTGCTCTCGGGCATTCGTGTGAGCGATGAAGGGGTGTGTTAGTTGGGGGTTTGTAAGGAAGCAAGGTGCCCAATTTAGATTAGATAGATGAATAGCTTCATGTTGGCTTGGTGGAAACTCCGTGTTCTTCGATACCTTGACAGCAGGTAACTCCTTCAACGAGAGTGAATCGCAAGGCAGTGTCAGAATCGTTGACCGATTGAGAACTTATGAATTATGTTTTCATGCTGTCAAGTGTTGATCACTTTGTTTTTTGCCTTGTGGCTGATGTCTCTtttgatcttctggctcagttaacccatcgagggccgggcttcaactataacaaacaacacattgtcaacacatcGTAGCATTATATCCCAATGTTAACACAGTGATGTCTCTTTTGGGaaagtcatcatcaacaataACAAAGAGTGTGAACCAGTCCAAATGATGAAGAACCCCCCCTACATAACAGAGGGGTGTCTCCCCAGCGTTATCAAACCCGAAATGTCCCTACATCGCCAGGGCTTGGTCCATTAGTTCCATCAAACCTGCTCCTCCACCGCGTTTTGAAGCCCAGTACGGCTCCAGAGTCTCTATCCCTTTCATTACACAAGATCTCCAATCTGGCGGCATCTGAACCTCTTGTGCGCCGGCCAGCTTTCCCTCCCGTTGAGCTTTCTCTGCCGCAGCGAATCGGAGGCATGATCCGGTCAAGCTGCGAAGGTTGAACCAAGTCCCCTGGTGTAGACTCTTGCTTGTGTTGAGGATCTTCAAGTATGAGAATCGTAGGTTTTGCGAAGCCAGTTTGACAACTCTGCTTAGAAGCAATGCGTCATATCCTTGGAAATCTTCCAGGGAAAAGTCGGTGCACAACCGTAGCAAGGGCCGGTATGTCAACTCGAGGCTCGACAGGTACCgctgcctcaacaccatagTCATAGGGTGATCTAGTCCTGGAAGAGTCCAGTCCGTAGGCATATCGAATTGGAGCTGAGCAGGCAAGGATGAACGCCACTCATCGATCTGCGCCTCGAATATCTCGGTGTGACGTATCATTCGTGCAACATCCGCACGCTGGAGGTTGTCAAAGTCGTAAACATGACATTCGAGAAGGTCATTTATGAGGTGGCGCGCAGCAATCTCAGCTAGATAGTAGAGCCAGCTGCGCTCGCTGTCTATCAAGGGGTCGCCAAGTCTTGGATCGTCCAGGTCTGGCAGTGTTGGAAACGGACGAAGGACTTCGCAGTCCTGCAAAACTGAGGGAGGAAGTGACAATTCGGGGTGCAGCTCACTACATTAAGATGGGTAAGTATGAATCACGCTGAACACGGACGAACATACCAGATAGATTTCCAAATCGTGAAGCATAGAGCATCTTGGACGCAGATCGGACCAAAGTGAGTTCGTTCAGGAGGCTTGGGCAACGGGCCACTTTACACCTTGTCAACAACGAATCTTATTTGTCCCGAGTCATGGAATATGCTTACTTGCGCATGACTGTGCAGAACCATGCGTTTCCAGCATGGCTAAAGTACTTCCAAGCTTGGAGCGGTTGTAGGTTCAGCATGTGCCATATCCTTCTTCCGAATTAGCTTCACACTAGAACTTGACAACATTGACGGTTTCAGCGCAGAGTTCTTACCCTGCCAGGCACAAACATTGCACAGCCGTTATGTCATTCCggtcgaggacgaggcccAGGCGCTTAGATGCGACGTTCCAGTACCCGATGGCCAGGCTGGGGTTGCTACGACTTCGAGACTCATCTGGATCGACTCCGCTGGACGCTTCAGGCGTTTGGGATATCTCTAATGGCTCGGTCATAGCACCGATGGCACACACAAGCGCAACGAGGCATGCCTCAGGTGACCAATCGAACTGGCTTTCTGCGACGCGAAGAATCAGATCGTGCAGTGTTGGAAGATGCAATATGGGGTTAAACAGGTGCACGCTATGGATATACCTCGATTCGAGGTCAGTCAGGAGCCTTATATCGGCGCTTGGCATTGAGTGGTCTAGGGTGACCGGTAGATCGGCGTCGGGATATATGTCGCTCGCCACAATATGTGATTGGAAGATGCGCCATTGGATAATGTTTTCGATCTTCTGGGTCCAGCGTAGAGATGCCGCCGCTGGCCTAAGTCGTAGATGGCTACTTGGAGTTGCCGGCTGAGGAGTTGATGTGACGACGGAGACTGGGCCACTTAAAGGGGATACATCCTCCCTACTGCTAGTAGTCACTTGGAGATTATCAACCTGCAATCGCTCATTTGGTGGTTTCGAGACAATTTCTCGAAGCTCGTTTAAAGCTTGCAGAACCTCTCGTCCAAAAACATGGCAGCTGTCTTGCGCTTAGCATGACGCATTCTGAGAGCAACAGGCTTGGAGGTGTAGCTGCAACTGCTTACCAGGAGCTGGCTTCCGCCTCATACACACAAGGCTCGCCGATCTTCAGACAATATCCGCAGCTCGGCCGTTGATTGTCGCACTTTGTTTTCCGCGACCGACACTTTCGGCAGGCAACCGTTCCCCGGGTCCGGGGTGGTTGACCGGGGCCCGCAGCAGCGGGACGTGCATGTCGgacctcatcctcggccCTGGTCAGGCTTGAATGTTGGTAATCGTTATGCTGAATCTGTGAGTCCCCTGATGACCAGGGAAGATGGGTCGCGGAGGCTGCCGATTCGATGCGGGGGATTTTGTGGGGTCTGTGATCTTCCTGGAGCAAATATCGAGATTCTCTTGAGGCATCCATCTTCAACGGCGCCTCCGCGATGGACAGACGTAGGGAGAAAATAGCACAATTGGTGGGGAACTAGACTTCGTCGGAGCTCCGCGATGCTGATGCCTCTTATATCCTCCCGGTCTAGGTTCCCCACGTGGAGCCTCTACCGTTGGAAACCAGAAAGCGGGCCAATCAGCTTTGTTTGATAGCGGTTGCGTCAACTTGTTCCTGGCTTTGCTCATCGAAAATCTACGCTTCTGGCTGGGGCTCTCAGATTTCTAGATTGCCCCAGAAAGCCGTTCTcatagctaagatagctcCGTGTCTTGGTCTCCATCACGCCATCGAACCGAATCCAGATTGGGCTCCTCGGCTAAGACGCAATGACAGGGTCTTGGAGGCGTCATTACCAGATTGGTCGGGGTTACCAGCAACCAATTGAGTGAGAGGATTCACAAATGGAACTCGACACAAGAGATAACGTCCGGTCTATAAAGCACATGCTGCAATGGGGAGCAATGCAATCTACCGGGATACTAATCAAGTGGCAACCCTGAATACCCATTTTGTTATCGCGAGGCATCAGAGACGTTGAGCATGGCGACTCAAGACATCCCGGGGGCTGAAAAGCCACCCAAGAAGCAGATTCTGCTAAATGCCTTTGACATGTCAACAGTCGGTCATCTCTCGGTCGGACATTGGAAAGTACATACAACCTTGACCCTGATTCAAGAGATGACACTGGACTAACACTCTGACAGAACCCGGCTGATAGATCAGCAACAAAGCGCAAGCTGACCTACTGGGTCGAGCTGGCAAAACTTCTCGAAAGGGGAGGAATCAGTGGCCTCTTCCTTGCGGATACGAACGGAGGATTCGACATCTACGGCGGAAGCGTTGAGGAAAGCATCAGAAAGGCTGTCCAATGGCCGGTAACGGACCCATCTATAGTAAGCAGTGGCCTTGTTTGAGTTGAAGCACAGTGTACTGACAGCTCATTCTAGCCCATTACCGCCATGGCGGCGGTGACTAAGAATCTTACATTCGGTATCACGGCGTCAACCTCTTTCGAAACTCCGTTTGTTCTGGCAAAGAGGTTTTCGACCTTAGATCACATGACGGATGGACGTATTGGTTGGAATATCGTCACATCGTGGAAGAAGTCCGCATTCAACGCCATTGGCATTGATCCTATTGAGCATGACCAGCGATATGCACAGGCTGACGAGTATATGAGAATATTGTACAAGTGCGTTTCGCCTCCTTCTCTCTGGACCTAGATGACATGTGTTCTTTTGCTAACACAATACTTTTACAGACTATGGGAAGGCTCGTGGGCTGATGACGCGCTGCAACCCGATCCGACTACAGACACATATATCGATCCGTCTAAAGTCCGCCACATCAATCATCAGGACAAGTATTACAAGTTATCTACACGCCACATCGTAGATCCCTCTCCTCAGCGGACCCCGTTCCTATTCCAGGCGGGCGCGTCAGCGGAAGGTATCGACTTCGCAGCCACCCATGCAGAGGGCATCTTTGTGTCTTCGCCATCACCCAAGCTGCTAAAGATGCAGATTGAGAAGAACCGCAAGGTTGCAGCCGAAAAGGGACGCGACCCAAGTTCCTTAAAGTTCTACCTCTCCTTCACTCCTATTCTGGGCAAGACGGACCAAGAAGCCCAGGAGAAGTATCAGGAGCTCTGTGAGCACGCGAGTCCCGTTGGCGGTTTGGTTCTTTTCAGCGGATGGACCCGTATCGACATGTCGAAATACTCACTTGATGAGGATATCAGTAAGATAGACTCTGATGAGGGCAGGAAGCTGTCCAACATGTTCAAGCCCACAGTCGAGACACCCATCTGGACGCCTCGTCTCATTGGCATAAGAGCTGCCATGAGCCAAATCTCACCGTCTGCTGTGGGGTCTCCATCAACTGTAGCGGACGTAATGGAGAATTGGATCAATACTGCTGATGTGGATGGTTTCAATCTCGGATATGTCACGTCGCCTGGTTCCTTTGAGGATGTCGTGGACTTGCTTGTTCCAGAGCTCCGCAGTCGTGGGATCTACCCGGAGGCAATTGAGCCTGGGTTGACGGCACGGGAGAGGGTCTACGGAAAGGGTCAGGCTCGGTTGAGGGATGACCATATCGGGAGCAAGTACAAGTATGAAGTAtaccaggaggaggagccatTTGTTGCGCATGGTGAGCCATGAGgactggatggatgggaccTGGCATCGGAACTTGATTCCCGTAGATATTGATGAACATTTGAGATCCACAACGCGGATATGGCGTGCTCGAGGGGTTTTATACGAGCCACGTTCTTCGACCATAGAgcaattatatatacttaagacTTTGTCTTCTCTTTTCGATTTCACCCTGGTTCACATACTACA comes from Fusarium falciforme chromosome 11, complete sequence and encodes:
- a CDS encoding Zn(2)-C6 fungal-type domain-containing protein; its protein translation is MPSADIRLLTDLESRYIHSVHLFNPILHLPTLHDLILRVAESQFDWSPEACLVALVCAIGAMTEPLEISQTPEASSGVDPDESRSRSNPSLAIGYWNVASKRLGLVLDRNDITAVQCLCLAGIWHMLNLQPLQAWKYFSHAGNAWFCTVMRNGPLPKPPERTHFGPICVQDALCFTIWKSICELHPELSLPPSVLQDCEVLRPFPTLPDLDDPRLGDPLIDSERSWLYYLAEIAARHLINDLLECHVYDFDNLQRADVARMIRHTEIFEAQIDEWRSSLPAQLQFDMPTDWTLPGLDHPMTMVLRQRYLSSLELTYRPLLRLCTDFSLEDFQGYDALLLSRVVKLASQNLRFSYLKILNTSKSLHQGTWFNLRSLTGSCLRFAAAEKAQREGKLAGAQEVQMPPDWRSCVMKGIETLEPYWASKRGGGAGLMELMDQALAM